A DNA window from Impatiens glandulifera chromosome 7, dImpGla2.1, whole genome shotgun sequence contains the following coding sequences:
- the LOC124945469 gene encoding 65-kDa microtubule-associated protein 1-like isoform X1: protein MAEVTNQSPLHGEITCGSLLQQLQRIWDEVGEKEDERDRMILEIEEECLDVYKRKVDQAAKSRAELLRTLADAQVELTSLLSALGEKTFVEIPERNSGTIKEQLAAIAPLLEQLWKQKDERIEEFFEVQSQIQKIRGEITGANGQKGNPAVDESDLSLKKLGEFQSQLQELQKEKSDRLHKVLEFVSSVHDLCAVLGMDFFSTVTEVHPSLNDSTGVQSKSISNDTLSVLAKTVLALKEEKQQRLHKLQELASQLVDLWNLMDTSEEERQLFDHITCNISASVEEVTIPGALALDLIEQAEVEVERLDKLKASRMREIAFKKQAELEEIYARAHVEIDPEAARENIISLIESGEVEPSELLADMDNQITKAKEESASRKEILDKVEKWTSACEEESWLEDYSRDDNRYNASRGAHLNLKRAEKARILVNKIPALVETLIAKTRAWEEDRSLQFTYDGVPLLAMLDEYAMLRQDREEEKRRLRDQKKFHEQLSTETESVFGSRASPSPVRPLSSKKSVSPRTNGTTGRRLSLNANQNGSRSLNKDGKRDNARPAAPVNYVAISKEENNGASIIPQTEPVVLASP from the exons ATGGCTGAAGTGACTAATCAAAGTCCTTTGCATGGTGAAATTACATGTGGGTCTCTTCTACAACAATTGCAG AGAATCTGGGATGAGGTTGGTGAAAAGGAAGATGAGAGGGACAGGATGATTCTTGAGATAGAGGAAGAATGTTTGGATGTGTACAAGAGGAAGGTAGATCAGGCTGCTAAATCAAGGGCAGAGCTTCTTAGGACATTGGCAGATGCCCAAGTTGAACTCACCAGTCTTTTATCTGCTCTTGGAGAGAAAACTTTTGTTGAGATT CCTGAAAGAAATTCAGGGACTATTAAAGAACAACTTGCTGCTATAGCTCCCCTTCTTGAACAACTATGGAAACAGAAGGACGAGAGAATAGAGGAGTTTTTCGAAGTTCAATCTCAGATACAAAAGATTCGTGGAGAGATTACTGGGGCCAATGGCCAGAAGGGAAATCCCGCCGTTGATGAATCTGATCTTTCACTCAAAAAGTTAGGCGAGTTTCAGTCTCAGTTGCAAGAACTGCAGAAGGAAAAG AGTGATAGGTTGCATAAGGTTCTTGAGTTTGTAAGTTCTGTTCATGATCTTTGTGCTGTCCTTGGAATGGATTTCTTCAGTACTGTCACCGAAGTTCATCCAAGCTTAAATGACTCTACTGGTGTTCAATCGAAGAGTATTAGCAATGACACCTTGTCTGTGCTGGCTAAAACGGTTTTAGCACTAAAAGAAGAGAAGCAACAGAGGTTACATAAG CTTCAAGAATTAGCAAGTCAGCTTGTCGACCTGTGGAATTTGATGGATACTTCAGAAGAAGAACGTCAATTGTTTGATCATATCACTTGCAACATATCAGCATCAGTTGAGGAAGTAACTATTCCTGGAGCTCTTGCACTAGATCTTATAGAGCAG GCTGAAGTGGAAGTAGAGAGACTTGATAAGCTAAAAGCTAGTAGGATGAGGGAAATTGCTTTTAAGAAACAAGCAGAACTGGAAGAGATATATGCTCGTGCTCATGTTGAGATTGATCCTGAAGCTGCTAGGGAAAACATAATTTCACTGATTGAGTCTGGGGAAGTTGAACCTTCTGAATTGCTTGCGGATATGgataatcaaataacaaaagcAAAGGAAGAGTCTGCAAGTAGGAAAGAAATACTAGATAAAGTGGAGAAATGGACTTCTGCTTGTGAAGAAGAGAGTTGGCTTGAAGATTACAGTAGG GATGACAATAGGTATAATGCAAGCAGGGGTGCACATCTCAATCTCAAGAGGGCAGAGAAAGCCCGGATTCTGGTTAACAAAATTCCAg CTCTTGTGGAGACTTTAATTGCAAAAACTCGAGCCTGGGAAGAAGACCGCAGCTTGCAATTTACCTATGATGGTGTTCCTTTGCTTGCAATGCTAGATGAATACGCAATGCTGAGGCAAGATAGAGAAGAAGAGAAACGAAGGTTAAGG GATCAGAAAAAGTTCCATGAGCAGCTAAGCACAGAAACAGAATCTGTTTTCGGTTCAAGGGCTAGCCCAAGCCCAGTTCGACCATTGAGTAGTAAGAAGTCAGTTAGCCCTCGTACAAATGGAACAACTGGCAGACGTCTGTCATTAAATGCAAACCAAAATGGTTCAAGGTCTCTAAACAAGGATGGAAAGAGGGATAATGCCAGACCAGCGGCGCCTGTGAACTATGTTGCCATATCGAAAGAAGAGAATAACGGTGCTTCAATTATTCCCCAGACTGAGCCTGTTGTTCTTGCATCTCCCTAG
- the LOC124945469 gene encoding 65-kDa microtubule-associated protein 1-like isoform X2, protein MAEVTNQSPLHGEITCGSLLQQLQRIWDEVGEKEDERDRMILEIEEECLDVYKRKVDQAAKSRAELLRTLADAQVELTSLLSALGEKTFVEIPERNSGTIKEQLAAIAPLLEQLWKQKDERIEEFFEVQSQIQKIRGEITGANGQKGNPAVDESDLSLKKLGEFQSQLQELQKEKSDRLHKVLEFVSSVHDLCAVLGMDFFSTVTEVHPSLNDSTGVQSKSISNDTLSVLAKTVLALKEEKQQRLHKLQELASQLVDLWNLMDTSEEERQLFDHITCNISASVEEVTIPGALALDLIEQAEVEVERLDKLKASRMREIAFKKQAELEEIYARAHVEIDPEAARENIISLIESGEVEPSELLADMDNQITKAKEESASRKEILDKVEKWTSACEEESWLEDYSRDDNRYNASRGAHLNLKRAEKARILVNKIPALVETLIAKTRAWEEDRSLQFTYDGVPLLAMLDEYAMLRQDREEEKRRLRSKHDRIRKSSMSS, encoded by the exons ATGGCTGAAGTGACTAATCAAAGTCCTTTGCATGGTGAAATTACATGTGGGTCTCTTCTACAACAATTGCAG AGAATCTGGGATGAGGTTGGTGAAAAGGAAGATGAGAGGGACAGGATGATTCTTGAGATAGAGGAAGAATGTTTGGATGTGTACAAGAGGAAGGTAGATCAGGCTGCTAAATCAAGGGCAGAGCTTCTTAGGACATTGGCAGATGCCCAAGTTGAACTCACCAGTCTTTTATCTGCTCTTGGAGAGAAAACTTTTGTTGAGATT CCTGAAAGAAATTCAGGGACTATTAAAGAACAACTTGCTGCTATAGCTCCCCTTCTTGAACAACTATGGAAACAGAAGGACGAGAGAATAGAGGAGTTTTTCGAAGTTCAATCTCAGATACAAAAGATTCGTGGAGAGATTACTGGGGCCAATGGCCAGAAGGGAAATCCCGCCGTTGATGAATCTGATCTTTCACTCAAAAAGTTAGGCGAGTTTCAGTCTCAGTTGCAAGAACTGCAGAAGGAAAAG AGTGATAGGTTGCATAAGGTTCTTGAGTTTGTAAGTTCTGTTCATGATCTTTGTGCTGTCCTTGGAATGGATTTCTTCAGTACTGTCACCGAAGTTCATCCAAGCTTAAATGACTCTACTGGTGTTCAATCGAAGAGTATTAGCAATGACACCTTGTCTGTGCTGGCTAAAACGGTTTTAGCACTAAAAGAAGAGAAGCAACAGAGGTTACATAAG CTTCAAGAATTAGCAAGTCAGCTTGTCGACCTGTGGAATTTGATGGATACTTCAGAAGAAGAACGTCAATTGTTTGATCATATCACTTGCAACATATCAGCATCAGTTGAGGAAGTAACTATTCCTGGAGCTCTTGCACTAGATCTTATAGAGCAG GCTGAAGTGGAAGTAGAGAGACTTGATAAGCTAAAAGCTAGTAGGATGAGGGAAATTGCTTTTAAGAAACAAGCAGAACTGGAAGAGATATATGCTCGTGCTCATGTTGAGATTGATCCTGAAGCTGCTAGGGAAAACATAATTTCACTGATTGAGTCTGGGGAAGTTGAACCTTCTGAATTGCTTGCGGATATGgataatcaaataacaaaagcAAAGGAAGAGTCTGCAAGTAGGAAAGAAATACTAGATAAAGTGGAGAAATGGACTTCTGCTTGTGAAGAAGAGAGTTGGCTTGAAGATTACAGTAGG GATGACAATAGGTATAATGCAAGCAGGGGTGCACATCTCAATCTCAAGAGGGCAGAGAAAGCCCGGATTCTGGTTAACAAAATTCCAg CTCTTGTGGAGACTTTAATTGCAAAAACTCGAGCCTGGGAAGAAGACCGCAGCTTGCAATTTACCTATGATGGTGTTCCTTTGCTTGCAATGCTAGATGAATACGCAATGCTGAGGCAAGATAGAGAAGAAGAGAAACGAAGGTTAAGG TCTAAACATGACAGGATCAGAAAAAGTTCCATGAGCAGCTAA
- the LOC124910631 gene encoding uncharacterized protein LOC124910631 isoform X2 — protein sequence MEHQELESPFLNNPDKSRLSRCISRDDDELHEFRSWLRLICVDQSTKTTTFLSWTVFIIFAIIVPCISHFFLLCSDCDGEHNRSFDAVVQLSLTSITTLSFTCLTRFMSKFGLRRFLFIDKLCNESETVREKYTGELHRSFKILFMFLLPCFTVECAYKIWWYASGVNEIPFLGNAIVSDIVACTVELCSWLYRTVVFFLVCILFRLICCLQILRLQDFAKVFQSDSSDVELVLKEHLRIRRSGSEVNIYKAGEIALCSINLLTGLIIILRSATRITHKAQAITSLAAKWHVCSTIDSYENAESETPVAIINHNRPFSKGSYEDDVDEFEEDDLDNTKMIPAYARSTICFQKRQALVTYFDNNRAGILLYGSVLDRGSLHTILGIELSLVLWLLGKTVANV from the exons ATGGAACACCAAGAACTGGAATCTCCATTTCTGAACAACCCAGACAAATCAAGGCTCTCCCGGTGCATATCTCGCGACGACGACGAACTCCATGAATTCCGATCATGGCTCCGGTTAATCTGCGTCGACCAATCAACAAAGACAACAACTTTCCTTTCTTGGACAGTGTTCATCATCTTTGCAATCATCGTCCCCTGCATCTCCCATTTCTTCCTCCTCTGTTCTGATTGCGACGGCGAACATAACCGGTCGTTTGATGCAGTTGTCCAATTGTCTCTGACCTCCATAACCACACTTTCGTTCACCTGCTTAACTCGTTTTATGAGCAAATTTGGTCTGAGAAGATTCCTTTTCATAGATAAACTCTGCAATGAAAGCGAAACTGTTAGAGAGAAATACACCGGAGAACTTCAT agATCCTTCAAGATTCTGTTCATGTTTCTCCTCCCATGTTTCACCGTGGAATGTGCATACAAAATATGGTGGTACGCATCGGGTGTTAACGAGATACCCTTTTTAGGAAACGCGATTGTTAGCGATATCGTAGCTTGTACCGTCGAATTATGTTCGTGGCTTTATCGGACGGTGGTGTTCTTTTTGGTATGTATATTGTTTCGTTTGATTTGTTGTCTTCAAATTCTACGGCTGCAGGATTTTGCTAAGGTTTTTCAGAGTGATTCTTCTGATGTGGAGTTAGTATTGAAAGAACATTTAAGGATTAGACG ATCGGGGTCGGAGGTTAATATCTACAAAGCTGGTGAAATCGCG TTATGTTCGATCAATCTTCTAACCGGACTAATAATCATACTTCGAAGTGCTACAAGAATTACTCACAAAGCTCAAGCAATCACCTCTCTTGCAGCCAAATGGCACGTTTGTTCCACAATAGATTCATATGAAAATGCTGAATCGGAGACTCCGGTAGCAATCATTAATCATAATCGTCCATTCTCAAAAGGATCATATGAAGACGATGTAGATGaatttgaagaagatgatcttgACAATACAAAGATGATCCCAGCTTATGCTCGAAGCACAATATGCTTCCAAAAACGTCAAGCGTTAG TGACGTACTTTGATAACAACAGAGCTGGAATATTATTGTATGGATCTGTGTTGGATCGAGGATCTCTTCACACCATTTTGGGTATAGAGTTATCTCTTGTACTTTGGTTGCTTGGAAAGACAGTTGCTAATGTTTAA
- the LOC124910631 gene encoding uncharacterized protein LOC124910631 isoform X1, protein MEHQELESPFLNNPDKSRLSRCISRDDDELHEFRSWLRLICVDQSTKTTTFLSWTVFIIFAIIVPCISHFFLLCSDCDGEHNRSFDAVVQLSLTSITTLSFTCLTRFMSKFGLRRFLFIDKLCNESETVREKYTGELHRSFKILFMFLLPCFTVECAYKIWWYASGVNEIPFLGNAIVSDIVACTVELCSWLYRTVVFFLVCILFRLICCLQILRLQDFAKVFQSDSSDVELVLKEHLRIRRYLKIISHRYRLFIVSALIIVTISQFASLLLTTRSGSEVNIYKAGEIALCSINLLTGLIIILRSATRITHKAQAITSLAAKWHVCSTIDSYENAESETPVAIINHNRPFSKGSYEDDVDEFEEDDLDNTKMIPAYARSTICFQKRQALVTYFDNNRAGILLYGSVLDRGSLHTILGIELSLVLWLLGKTVANV, encoded by the exons ATGGAACACCAAGAACTGGAATCTCCATTTCTGAACAACCCAGACAAATCAAGGCTCTCCCGGTGCATATCTCGCGACGACGACGAACTCCATGAATTCCGATCATGGCTCCGGTTAATCTGCGTCGACCAATCAACAAAGACAACAACTTTCCTTTCTTGGACAGTGTTCATCATCTTTGCAATCATCGTCCCCTGCATCTCCCATTTCTTCCTCCTCTGTTCTGATTGCGACGGCGAACATAACCGGTCGTTTGATGCAGTTGTCCAATTGTCTCTGACCTCCATAACCACACTTTCGTTCACCTGCTTAACTCGTTTTATGAGCAAATTTGGTCTGAGAAGATTCCTTTTCATAGATAAACTCTGCAATGAAAGCGAAACTGTTAGAGAGAAATACACCGGAGAACTTCAT agATCCTTCAAGATTCTGTTCATGTTTCTCCTCCCATGTTTCACCGTGGAATGTGCATACAAAATATGGTGGTACGCATCGGGTGTTAACGAGATACCCTTTTTAGGAAACGCGATTGTTAGCGATATCGTAGCTTGTACCGTCGAATTATGTTCGTGGCTTTATCGGACGGTGGTGTTCTTTTTGGTATGTATATTGTTTCGTTTGATTTGTTGTCTTCAAATTCTACGGCTGCAGGATTTTGCTAAGGTTTTTCAGAGTGATTCTTCTGATGTGGAGTTAGTATTGAAAGAACATTTAAGGATTAGACGGTATTTGAAGATAATTAGTCATCGTTATCGATTGTTTATTGTTAGTGCTTTGATTATTGTTACTATTAGTCAATTTGCTTCTTTGTTATTGACTACAAGATCGGGGTCGGAGGTTAATATCTACAAAGCTGGTGAAATCGCG TTATGTTCGATCAATCTTCTAACCGGACTAATAATCATACTTCGAAGTGCTACAAGAATTACTCACAAAGCTCAAGCAATCACCTCTCTTGCAGCCAAATGGCACGTTTGTTCCACAATAGATTCATATGAAAATGCTGAATCGGAGACTCCGGTAGCAATCATTAATCATAATCGTCCATTCTCAAAAGGATCATATGAAGACGATGTAGATGaatttgaagaagatgatcttgACAATACAAAGATGATCCCAGCTTATGCTCGAAGCACAATATGCTTCCAAAAACGTCAAGCGTTAG TGACGTACTTTGATAACAACAGAGCTGGAATATTATTGTATGGATCTGTGTTGGATCGAGGATCTCTTCACACCATTTTGGGTATAGAGTTATCTCTTGTACTTTGGTTGCTTGGAAAGACAGTTGCTAATGTTTAA